In bacterium, a single genomic region encodes these proteins:
- a CDS encoding DUF167 domain-containing protein — MGVRIKVKVQPGSRNYGIKYTDGVYFVRIKKPPVEGKANEDLINFVSDKLGIRKSSVKIVSGIHSKLKIIEISENLSEEEIQRRLR; from the coding sequence GTGGGGGTTAGAATTAAAGTTAAAGTTCAACCGGGCTCCAGAAATTACGGGATAAAGTATACAGATGGTGTCTATTTTGTGCGAATAAAGAAACCACCAGTGGAAGGGAAAGCCAACGAGGACCTTATAAATTTTGTTTCTGATAAACTCGGAATAAGGAAAAGCTCAGTAAAAATTGTTTCAGGGATTCACAGCAAGTTGAAAATAATTGAAATTTCTGAAAACCTTTCTGAAGAGGAGATTCAAAGGAGGCTTAGATGA
- a CDS encoding phosphatase PAP2 family protein yields the protein MRIFVEIILAFSLGSVDSSGLKIVSEDLRSPISDFVFKTLTNSGDGETVLFGSLVYWSFWGDCQESAMRSYVVGLGATSLFVQATKYITNRERPDGRNNRSNSSFPSGHAATAFYIASFYSSLHSEYKVPLYLWAMGVSISRVYLRRHWPSDIIVGAIIGYAGGKLFYKIRERF from the coding sequence ATGAGAATTTTTGTGGAAATAATCCTTGCCTTTTCACTTGGGAGTGTAGATTCTTCAGGATTAAAGATTGTTTCCGAAGACTTGCGTTCACCTATATCGGACTTTGTCTTCAAAACTTTAACTAACAGTGGTGATGGTGAAACAGTGCTGTTTGGTTCTCTGGTTTATTGGTCATTCTGGGGGGATTGTCAGGAATCAGCGATGAGGTCTTATGTGGTTGGTCTTGGTGCAACATCGTTATTTGTTCAGGCAACAAAGTACATTACGAACAGGGAGCGGCCCGATGGCCGTAATAATAGAAGCAATTCTTCTTTTCCTTCAGGACACGCTGCCACTGCTTTTTACATAGCCTCTTTTTACAGTTCATTGCATTCCGAGTACAAAGTCCCACTGTATCTTTGGGCAATGGGTGTCTCTATTTCCAGGGTTTATTTACGCAGACACTGGCCATCAGATATTATTGTGGGTGCCATAATAGGTTATGCTGGTGGAAAGTTGTTTTATAAAATCAGGGAAAGATTTTAA